In the Leishmania mexicana MHOM/GT/2001/U1103 complete genome, chromosome 31 genome, one interval contains:
- a CDS encoding putative DEAD/DEAH box helicase-like protein, whose product MSTPAAKCLGELLHFLPHRCFTKVQESVIPVLFTNDQNCLVAAPTGSGKTVLLEVAMLRLFRNVLAPRDDAGAMATAEDGETRSSSGPLQQRKRKAVYICPIKALANEKYEHWRAQFPTLTVVIETGDQQQQQADQQERSCVTASTTGDARGRDGLENMVCVSQADILVTTPERWDSITRRWKEKEVMAIVNSVGLLLLDEVHTVQEERGAAMEAIVSRVKVIQASSSAMHQHSATETAPTRIIAISGTLPNSRDLAEWLEVSPEMTFAFAPSDRPVPLTIRVIGYAHDSPNPFAFHRFLSFKIFGFMQQYSQGRPTLVFCASRKETMSSAQRIVEDIRDAAARQGQLAQLEPSAEAQQRMQQASDKQLRSCLMMGVGFHHAAMTKEDRQLVERMFREQYIVVVCATTTLALGVNFPAHLVLIKGTTFFSSGRCQDMPVSEVMQMCGRAGRPGFDTHGVALVLTMQRSVHLYETLTSGAVTLNCVESHLHRHMIEHVNAEVALRTIHSFPSAMEWVKTTFFWIRLRKCPAHYGLEFANRAEELEFNAEAFVEALMERALRVLMEEGCVRLSQLETLVLSAARRMAAPVATGDMDDIKHPSAVFEATRLGRAMSRMYILFDTVCTLNAKLKDRGAASTNGHEPDDDSSVDACASAIDVGVKTTMQTGPMIVAEAPEYSSAKMDTSSEDVQPNSTAADVTMCSSRRRMMPFNFREALQLLCHCQELVEVRLRQGDRGPLNELNKTVKYPLHSGRRGGREVREDWQKAYVLIQVHIGLLPLTEVSLRNDSLRLWAVVPRVSRFLEEYAWAATTSYSLAAHANLLARCIERRVWPDGLVLRQLKHVNDSVAKALLRCGYSTFESLGGVDPRQLEVLCSRLPPFGSQVLSEVRRLPRISLDISFLASAAESDGVDNQHRVLSGVVQLTLSHGTEAVTDEGVFTAVRGQGSETASPKAAGGQPHLLSDVVALNSTRILLLVGMPGEDRVLLKRFVPFSAFGSPSATRSTSGVALDATADGRGAWTLCFPFVSPPLSRGTSSGGGGRGRRIEARCLVLRVVGMDTVTARDEEFSSARGDAASESIHKPAQKPVANASVPFTAPKDIALLPHTKAPQTALSVRVASEARATFNELLEDLQYVASAGDPTKPHRTAPRQPPVSRKRVRIDQNACRAAEDEQGTQKKETRRSNDNTAAMSPPSATANATSLLPVPGAPDLRHADVSGSAGAATAEASQERAAAGGSSLNSVRSSPEHRAEKGASVEEPLRDQNTPQRLSEFPSKPVRESPSPRQIRLCPSPEIGAADALAASTPSAAHQRVARVRLQPCTSPPASRPPDVGGASPRACFSAPQREILYSTPQAASLKPVHPHAYGDTPPYATTSVDQWRTYPLRRMTPWSGQWHSSMVAPAPPPSSRFVVRVPPPHASSLHFGRDRMHGSARQPSDVVEPQGAFYYSLDPEQAPPDMRYAVSGVQGECWPPGYMQDPSWMNGAVASSHPYPYRTPSMVTRPANCGPMLARPNSVGHLPAQWEHVAAAPASRFSEQRPSSFLASRPLFEFAEEHQQIWQTGSRLFSYPPSPVPSVSLPHQASSSTPYTVLQTQAWPRPLQPPVYDPRDWHPSASMQRERVPPSLWMPLTHEHQKQRFAMTEGDLRAREAPSDMPVSRADASVARPASMPTSDRGSFPSRVRRRSSMVAQSWWQ is encoded by the coding sequence ATGTCCACTCCCGCTGCAAAGTGCCTCGGCGAGCTTCTTCACTTCttgccgcaccgctgcttcaCCAAGGTGCAGGAGTCCGTCATCCCAGTCTTGTTTACGAATGACCAAAACTGTCTTGTGGCCGCGCCAACTGGTAGTGGGAAGACGGTCctgctggaggtggcgaTGCTACGGCTCTTTCGCAATGTTCTCGCCCCCCGCGATGACGCCGGCGCGATGGCAACAGCGGAAGACGGCGAGACCCGCAGCTCTTCTGggccactgcagcagcgaaaaCGGAAGGCGGTGTACATCTGTCCCATTAAGGCGCTCGCGAACGAGAAGTACGAACACTGGCGTGCCCAATTTCCGACCTTGACGGTTGTGATCGAAACGGgcgatcagcagcagcaacaagcAGACCAGCAGGAGCGCTCGTGTGTCACAGCGTCCACGACCGGTGATGCCCGAGGACGCGACGGATTGGAGAACATGGTATGCGTCTCACAGGCTGACATTCTCGTCACGACACCGGAGCGGTGGGACAGCATCACGCGACGctggaaggagaaggaggtgaTGGCAATCGTGAACTCCGTCGGCCTCCTGCTCTTAGACGAGGTGCACACGGTGCAAGAGGAGCGTGGCGCCGCCATGGAGGCCATCGTGAGTCGCGTCAAGGTCATTCAAGCGTCGTCGAGTGCTATGCATCAACACTCAGCGACGGAGACGGCGCCCACACGCATTATTGCGATTAGTGGTACGCTGCCCAACAGTCGCGACCTTGCCGAGTGGCTGGAGGTGTCGCCGGAAATGACATTCGCCTTCGCTCCGAGTGACCGCCCGGTGCCGCTGACGATACGTGTGATCGGCTACGCGCACGACTCACCAAACCCGTTTGCGTTTCATCGCTTCCTTTCCTTCAAGATATTCGGCTTCATGCAGCAGTACAGCCAAGGTAGGCCAACGCTCGTTTTTTGTGCCTCGCGGAAGGAGACGATGAGctcggcgcagcgcatcgtTGAAGACATCCGCGATGCCGCGGCTCGCCAGGGGCAGTTGGCGCAGCTAGAACCCTCTGcagaagcgcagcagcggatgcAGCAGGCTAGCGACAAGCAGCTACGCAGCTGCCTGATGATGGGTGTCGGCTTTCACCACGCCGCCATGACCAAGGAAGACCGTCAACTCGTGGAGCGGATGTTCCGCGAGCAGTACATTGTGGTCGTATGCGCCACAACAACCCTCGCCTTGGGTGTGAACTTTCCCGCGCATCTTGTTCTGATCAAAGGAActacttttttttcgagCGGGCGGTGCCAGGACATGCCCGTGTCAGAGGTGATGCAGATGTGCGGGCGCGCCGGTAGACCTGGCTTCGACACGCACGGCGTGGCGCTAGTGCTCACcatgcagcgcagcgtgCACCTGTACGAGACACTCACTAGCGGCGCAGTGACGCTAAACTGCGTTGAGAGCCACCTGCACCGGCACATGATCGAGCACGTCAacgcggaggtggcgctgcgcaccaTCCACAGCTTCCCCTCCGCCATGGAGTGGGTGAAAACGACGTTCTTTTGGATCCGTCTGCGCAAGTGTCCGGCGCACTACGGACTGGAGTTCGCGAACCGAGCCGAAGAGCTGGAGTTCAACGCGGAGGCGTTCGTGGAGGCCCTCATGGAGCGCGCTCTGCGCGTGCTCATGGAGGAAGGTTGCGTGCGTCTGAGTCAGTTGGAGACGTTGGTGCTCTCGGCGGCGAGAAGGATGGCCGCGcccgtcgccaccggcgaCATGGACGACATTAAGCATCCCTCTGCTGTCTTTGAGGCAACGCGGCTGGGAAGGGCCATGTCCCGCATGTACATCCTGTTTGACACAGTGTGCACGCTCAACGCGAAACTGAAGGACCGCGGGGCAGCGAGCACGAACGGCCACGAGCCCGATGACGACTCTAGTGTGGACGCGTGTGCCAGTGCCATAGACGTTGGGGTAAAGACAACGATGCAGACAGGCCCTATGATCGTCGCAGAGGCGCCCGAGTACTCGTCCGCGAAGATGGACACCTCATCAGAAGATGTGCAACCGAACAGTACCGCAGCAGACGTGACCATGTGCTCGTCAAGGCGACGTATGATGCCCTTCAATTTTCGGGAGGCTCTCCAGCTTCTCTGCCACTGCCAGGAGCTTGTGGAGGTTCGCCTGCGTCAAGGTGACCGCGGCCCGCTGAACGAGCTGAACAAGACAGTGAAGTACCCGCTACATagcggacgccgcggcgggcgagAGGTCCGGGAGGACTGGCAGAAGGCCTATGTACTGATTCAGGTCCACATCGGGTTGCTTCCCCTCACGGAGGTCTCCCTCCGGAACGACTCTCTGCGCCTTTGGGCGGTTGTGCCCCGCGTGTCGCGCTTTCTGGAGGAGTACGCATgggccgccaccacctcctaCAGTTTAGCCGCGCATGCAAACCTGCTGGCCCGCTGCATCGAGCGCCGTGTCTGGCCAGACGGGCtcgtgctgcgccagctcaaACATGTGAATGACTCCGTGGCGAAAgctctgctgcggtgcgggtACAGCACGTTTGAAAGCCTCGGCGGTGTCGACCCACGCCAGCTGGAGGTGCTGTGCAGCCGACTGCCGCCTTTTGGCTCACAAGTACTGAGCGAGGTGCGACGTCTGCCAAGGATATCGTTGGACATCAGCTTTTTGGCTTCGGCGGCGGAGTCTGACGGCGTAGACAACCAACATCGTGTCTTGAGTGGCGTTGTGCAGCTCACGTTGTCTCACGGTACAGAGGCGGTGACGGACGAAGGTGTCTTCACGGCGGTGCGGGGGCAGGGCTCCGAGACTGCCTCACCGAAGGCTGCAGGTGGGCAACCACATCTGCTCAGCGACGTGGTTGCACTTAATTCGACGCGTATTCTTCTTCTTGTTGGAATGCCTGGCGAAGATCGCGTGCTCTTGAAACGGTTTGTGCCGTTCTCTGCCTTTGGTTCACCGAGCGCCACCCGGAGTACCTCAGGGGTCGCTCTTGACGCGACAGCAGATGGTCGAGGTGCGTGGACGCTATGCTTCCCTTTTGTTTCTCCGCCATTATCGCGTGGCAccagcagtggtggtggtggcagaggTAGGCGAATCGAAGCTCGGTGTCTGGTGCTGCGAGTTGTGGGGATGGACACTGTGACGGCGCGCGATGAGGAATTCTCCTCCGCTCGCGGTGACGCTGCGAGCGAGAGCATCCACAAGCCAGCACAGAAGCCAGTGGCCAACGCTAGCGTGCCGTTTACCGCGCCAAAGGACATTGCGCTTCTTCCTCACACGAAGGCGCCGCAGACAGCGCTGTCCGTCCGAGTGGCGTCCGAGGCCCGCGCCACGTTTAACGAGCTACTGGAGGACCTCCAGTACGTCGCAAGTGCGGGAGACCCCACTAAGCcccaccgcaccgcaccacGACAACCACCCGTCTCACGCAAGCGCGTTCGTATCGACCAAAACGCATGTCGTGCTGCGGAGGACGAGCAAGGGACGCAGAAAAAGGAGACGCGCCGCTCAAATGACAATACTGCCGCCATGTCGCCGCCCTCAGCAACGGCAAACGCCACCTCTCTCCTACCAGTCCCAGGTGCGCCAGATCTGCGTCACGCAGATGTGAGTGGCTCCGCCGGTGCAGCGACGGCTGAGGCGTCCCAAgagcgcgcagctgcgggcgGGTCGTCTCTAAACTCCGTGCGTTCCTCGCCTGAGCATCGTGCTGAGAAAGGGGCCAGCGTAGAGGAACCCTTGCGTGACCAAAACACTCCGCAGCGTCTCAGTGAGTTCCCGTCGAAGCCGGTGCGCGAATCGCCATCACCGCGGCAGATCCGActctgcccctccccggAGATAGGAGCCGCGGATGCCCTTGCTGCATCAACGCCATCTGCGGCACACCAGCGAGTGGCACGAGTTCGTCTACAGCCGTGCACCTCGCCTCCAGCGTCCCGACCTCctgacgtcggcggcgcttcCCCACGCGCTTGTTTTTCGGCACCGCAACGAGAGATACTATACTCTACCCCGCAGGCAGCTTCGTTGAAGCCAGTGCACCCTCACGCCTACGGCGACACACCTCCGTATGCCACAACGTCAGTGGACCAGTGGCGTACATATCCCTTGAGACGCATGACTCCGTGGAGCGGGCAATGGCACTCTTCGATGgtggcaccagcgccgcccccgtCCAGTCGCTTCGTGGTACGCGTGCCGCCACCTCACGCCTCATCTCTTCACTTTGGCAGAGACCGCAtgcacggcagcgcacgccaGCCGAGCGACGTAGTGGAACCGCAGGGGGCGTTCTACTACTCACTGGACCCAGAGCAGGCGCCGCCAGACATGCGCTACGCTGTCAGTGGCGTGCAAGGCGAGTGCTGGCCCCCTGGCTATATGCAGGACCCGAGCTGGATGAATGGTGCCGTTGCATCCTCGCACCCGTACCCCTATCGCACGCCTTCCATGGTGACTCGGCCAGCCAACTGCGGGCCGATGCTTGCACGGCCGAATAGTGTTGGGCATCTGCCAGCTCAGTGGGAACacgttgccgccgctcctgcgTCGCGCTTTTCGGAGCAGCGCCCGTCGTCCTTCTTAGCGTCTCGGCCGCTATTTGAGTTCGCTGAGGAACACCAGCAGATATGGCAGACAGGCTCCCGACTGTTTAGCTACCCGCCTTCCCCGGTGCCCAGTGTATCGTTGCCGCATCAAGCTTCTTCGTCGACCCCATACACCGTGTTACAAACTCAGGCCTGGCCTCGTCCACTGCAACCACCGGTTTACGACCCTCGTGACTGGCATCCGTCCGCATCTATGCAGCGCGAGCGTGTGCCTCCGTCGCTGTGGATGCCGCTGACCCATGAGCATCAGAAGCAGCGCTTTGCTATGACGGAGGGTGATCTGCGTGCAAGAGAAGCCCCCTCAGACATGCCTGTGAGCC